In Chryseobacterium sp. C-71, the genomic window TTCCTGAAGGAAATATTGACTTGGGAATGACGTTCGGAAGTTATTTTGGACTGATTATTCTGATTGCAACATTTGCAGGAGTCGGGATTTTAGCTTCTTCGCTCTCTCAAAATCAAATCATGGCGTATTTGCTTGGTGTTTTCATGTGTTTCATTATGTATTTTGGGATTGAGCAGCTGGCGAGTTATAAACTGCTGGGCGGAGCAGATTTCATCCTTCAGAATGTTGGTTTTTATCAACATTTCTTAGGCTTCACAAGAGGTTTGATCGATTTTAAAGATGTCGCTTATTTTGTATTTGTCATCGGTCTTACATTAGCATTGTCTAATCATTTTATCACTAAAAAGAAGTAAAAACATGAAGAAGATATCCTTAAAATCTCCGTTCGGAATTTTACTGTTTGTAATTTTACCTTTAAGCATCATCCTGATGTTTTCAGGAATTCGACTGGATTTAACCAAAGAAAAAAGATATACACTTTCTGAAAGCACTGTTAAAATTTTAGAATCGATTAAAAAGCCTGTAACGGTAGATGTTTATCTTGAAGGAGATTTCCCTGCAAGCTTTAAACAATTGCAGAGCGAGACGAGATTTATGCTCGAAGAGTTTAGAAAAATCAATCCTAAAATAGATTTTAAATTTATAGATCCCATCAAAACCAAAATGTCTCAGGATACTTTGATGGCAATGGGAATGCAGCCTTCTGTGCTTCCGGATAATAAAGATGGAAAGATTACCCAGATTTATCTGTTTCCTTATGCAGTCGTGAAACACGGTCAGAACGGAGCTTCAATTCCGTTGGTTGTGCAGCAGGCAAACATCAATGCAGATGAACAAATAAGAAAATCGATTGAAAATTTAGAATATAATTTAGTTTCGAATATCAAATCGGTTTCTACCAATCAAAGGAAAAAAGTTGGAATTTTGGTGAATCAGGACGAGTTGAGACCTGAAGAATTTCAGGGTTTTATGAATCTGGCTTTGGAAAGTTATGATGCAGGTCCTGTAATTCCAAAAAACAATGTGGAACTTACTTTGGCAGATTTACCATTATTAAAGCAAATGAGCGCTTTGGTCATCGCAAAACCTCGAAAGGCATTTACAGACAACGAGAAACTAATTCTTGATCAATATATCATGAATGGCGGGAAAACGTTATGGATGATTGATGCTGTGAATGCTGAAATGGATACACTGACAAAATCAAAAAAAGTAATGCCATTCCCGGTTGATATCAATATGACCGATTTTTTCTTCAATTATGGTTTGAGAATCAATCCTGCTTTGGTCAAGGATGTGAAGAAATTTGCTTTGTTGAAATTGGTGACCGGTGAAGTAGGAGGGAATCCTCAATATACAAGTCTTCCTTGGCCATATTTTCCTTTGGGAATTGCTGAAAACAACAATCCGATTACCAAAAATATTAATCCTGTAAAGTTTGAATTTCCGACTTCTATCGATACCTTGGGTGGAAAGAAATTTAAAACCAATGTTCTTTTTGAATCAAGCGAGAGAACTTTATTAAAGCAGGTTCCGAACTATGTTGAATTAAACGAAATTGCCAGCGTCGACAGCCTAGGACAAATGGAAAAGCCAAGCACGCCAAAGATTTTTGCCGTTGCATTAGAAGGGAAATTCTCATCTGCATACGCATCACGAATAGAAAGACAGTCGTATCCTGGTTTTAAAGCAAAAAGTCCGGAAAATAAAATGATTGTCATTGCAGATGGTGATGTGGGAAGAAATAAAACCCATAAAGGCGAAGCTTTACCTCTTGGAGTTGACCGTTTGACCGACGAACAGTTTGGTAACGAACAGTTTCTCAGAAATGCCTTAGATTACCTTCTCGACGACAGCAATCTGATGGAACTGAGAAACAGAAACATTGAAGAAAGACTTCTGGACCGGCACAGAATTAGCGAAGAAAAAGCAAACTGGCAGTGGTTTAATTTACTGCTTCCTTTAGCGATCATCGGGCTTTTGGGAGGTTTGTTTTTCTGGTTAAGAAAAAAGAAATTTGGATAAAAATAGAAAAGAGAAACATAGGTTTCTCTTTTTTTATTATTCTTTTCAACTTTTTTACATTCTTTTCGAATGACCTGCTTAATTATCTATAGGCTGTATTCAAATTTAAAAAAGCATTATTAAAATAACTCTTTTAAATCATTAGAATTTTTACTTGCTCAAATCATAAACAGGCTCAACCTTATAACCGGCTTCTCTAAGTTGAGTAACCAAACCGCATTTTCCGGTGAGATGAGCATATCCCACAGCAATGAAGCTCTTTTTCTCAGCAATATTTTTTTCTATAATTGGCAGCCAAACCGCATTTCTCGAGCTGATAATTACGGTTTCTGCGCATTCAGAACCCAACTGATAATCTAATTTTTGTTTTTTGTATGCTTCTGCCATGCTGCAAAGCGTTTGGGTTTCCCGCTTCATTTTGATGTTATCTAGCCAGGTGTAGATTTCTTTTTTCACATCTTTCCATTCTGTGCGGTCGGTTTTATTGATGTAAGATGTCATCAGGTCATTACTTTCTAAACCCAAAACTTCAACAGAATTTTTCTTAGCCATTTTTATGAGATAGCTATCAAATACTTTGGAGGTATCGGTGGGTCTTATTGTACCACATTGCGTTTCATAGTAGATTTGTTCAAGTTTTAGACGCAGTTCGGGAGGTGATAGTTTAGAAACAGGGACAGCCCAGTTTTTTGCGATCTCTTCTAAATCTTTCAGGTATTTTTTACTGAGTTTTTCTTTATAACTAAAATTTTCAAGTCGCGTATTAAGAAAACTTGCTAATTTTTCACCGGTATCAATATTTTCAAAAATAGCGAGTTGTGAAGACTGGAGCGCACGCGTCACGGTTTTCAGAGAATCTACATAAGAATTTCCCATCTGATGGTATGTTCCCAAAAGATAGGAAGTGTGAGGCTTTCCTTCTTTTTTTATCGTCCATAAGATGGTGTTTTGTGCTAGCGCAAAACTTACTGATAAAAGAAGAAAAAGTAATGTTGTTTTTTTCATTTTTGTCTACTGCTATTTCAATTAAACATGAAAAATTTGTTTTAAACTCCTGAGTTTTTATTTCTAAAGAGTTATTTCCAAACATAATTTAATTTGTTATTTAGTTTTTGTTTAAAATACAAAGCAATTCAAATATAGAAAATGCAAACAAAAAATCACAAGCAAAAGAAAAATTATTTCGAACGAATCAGTTTTAAATTTAAAAACCATCAACAACTACTTAAAGCCTGTCCGATGTTTCATTCACCGTATTCTGCTTATAATTTGATTTGAGCAGCTTTCCGAAATTATATTTTACAGCAAAAGATAGAGTAGGTGTGTTTCCAAAAAAAGTTCCTGTAGAAGACATTTGGTTATAGCTCATTTTCTGGATGTAATTCATTTGATTAAAAACATCATTATAACGAAGCGTAAAATCAAAATTTGAAACTGAGGAAGTAAGACCAAGGTTTACAAGACACATGGCGTTCACTTCATACAATCCTGCTGTGCGTTGTGTGATGTAAGAGCCATCAAGCAGAAAAGATAAATGCTTCAACAAAGTAAACGTGTTGTTGGTGGAGAGATAAAGGTAAGGCGTAGATTTTTTAATGACCGCTAAAGAATCTTCGGTTTTATCATAATTTAAAGACAAACTGTTTTGTGAAGTCCATTTTTTCCATTCAATTGGGAAGTCCAGACCTACATTTGCACCAAATTCTTTATCAAAATTAACCATCGTAAACTTTGAAATATTTCTGCTTTCATCATAAACCAAAGTATAACCAATCGGATTTTTACTGGTGTAAAAAGATGCATTCAAAGACCATTTCTTCAGATTACTTGTGAAAGAAATCGTGTTCGTATAAGTTGGAACCAAATCAGGATTTCCTACATATTCTACATACGGACTTCCGTATAATCCGCCGGCAGCA contains:
- the gldG gene encoding gliding motility-associated ABC transporter substrate-binding protein GldG codes for the protein MKKISLKSPFGILLFVILPLSIILMFSGIRLDLTKEKRYTLSESTVKILESIKKPVTVDVYLEGDFPASFKQLQSETRFMLEEFRKINPKIDFKFIDPIKTKMSQDTLMAMGMQPSVLPDNKDGKITQIYLFPYAVVKHGQNGASIPLVVQQANINADEQIRKSIENLEYNLVSNIKSVSTNQRKKVGILVNQDELRPEEFQGFMNLALESYDAGPVIPKNNVELTLADLPLLKQMSALVIAKPRKAFTDNEKLILDQYIMNGGKTLWMIDAVNAEMDTLTKSKKVMPFPVDINMTDFFFNYGLRINPALVKDVKKFALLKLVTGEVGGNPQYTSLPWPYFPLGIAENNNPITKNINPVKFEFPTSIDTLGGKKFKTNVLFESSERTLLKQVPNYVELNEIASVDSLGQMEKPSTPKIFAVALEGKFSSAYASRIERQSYPGFKAKSPENKMIVIADGDVGRNKTHKGEALPLGVDRLTDEQFGNEQFLRNALDYLLDDSNLMELRNRNIEERLLDRHRISEEKANWQWFNLLLPLAIIGLLGGLFFWLRKKKFG
- a CDS encoding TraB/GumN family protein, whose protein sequence is MKKTTLLFLLLSVSFALAQNTILWTIKKEGKPHTSYLLGTYHQMGNSYVDSLKTVTRALQSSQLAIFENIDTGEKLASFLNTRLENFSYKEKLSKKYLKDLEEIAKNWAVPVSKLSPPELRLKLEQIYYETQCGTIRPTDTSKVFDSYLIKMAKKNSVEVLGLESNDLMTSYINKTDRTEWKDVKKEIYTWLDNIKMKRETQTLCSMAEAYKKQKLDYQLGSECAETVIISSRNAVWLPIIEKNIAEKKSFIAVGYAHLTGKCGLVTQLREAGYKVEPVYDLSK